One genomic window of Syntrophales bacterium includes the following:
- a CDS encoding radical SAM protein: MRKNILLINPWIYDFAAYDFWIKPLGLLYLAGFLQKNDYQVSLIDCLDSLQPEIRNETHITLPRRKSSGHGKYPKESINKPEPLKNISRRYNRYGITPRIFKEALIRCKQPDMIIITSMMTYWYPGVFEVIRMVRDVIPGVPIILGGNYVTLCPEHASRSGADFTISGEGERHIPKLLKDIFGEDPSFMPDFNDLDSYPYPALELISCKDQFPILTSRGCLYRCAYCASHLLNDNFRRREPFKVVDEITFWNKRFGVRHFSFYDDALLVNPEEMAIPMLREIIRRQLPCQFHCPNGLHLREVTEELSSLMFRAGFRTIRFGFETANAKRQAETGGKVSNEELRKAVNHLEKAGYQTREIGIYLLCGLPGQTASEVRNSIHYVLSCGARPIIAEYSPIPGTALWDASVQASSYDITGEPLYHNNSLLPCQGEQLTLEMYRELKLLTRTS; encoded by the coding sequence ATGAGAAAAAATATCCTTTTAATTAACCCCTGGATATACGATTTTGCCGCTTATGACTTCTGGATAAAACCGCTCGGTCTACTTTATCTCGCTGGTTTTCTTCAAAAAAACGACTATCAGGTTAGTCTTATTGACTGTCTGGACTCCCTGCAGCCGGAGATAAGAAACGAGACCCACATTACGTTACCCCGGAGAAAATCATCAGGCCATGGTAAATACCCCAAGGAAAGCATTAACAAACCAGAGCCCCTGAAAAACATTTCCCGAAGATATAACCGTTATGGTATTACTCCTCGTATCTTCAAAGAAGCGCTTATCCGCTGTAAGCAACCGGATATGATTATCATCACCTCCATGATGACTTACTGGTATCCAGGGGTCTTTGAAGTGATCCGAATGGTGCGGGACGTTATTCCCGGTGTACCGATCATCCTGGGAGGAAACTATGTAACCCTTTGCCCGGAACACGCATCACGTTCAGGGGCAGATTTTACAATCTCAGGTGAAGGGGAAAGGCATATACCGAAATTATTGAAAGATATTTTTGGAGAAGATCCATCGTTTATGCCGGATTTCAATGATCTCGATTCATATCCCTATCCTGCCCTCGAGCTAATTTCCTGTAAAGACCAGTTTCCTATCCTGACATCGAGAGGATGTCTCTACCGATGTGCCTACTGTGCCTCTCATCTGCTGAATGACAACTTCAGGAGAAGAGAACCCTTTAAAGTTGTAGATGAAATCACCTTCTGGAATAAGCGTTTCGGAGTCAGACATTTTTCTTTTTATGATGACGCCTTACTCGTCAATCCCGAGGAAATGGCAATTCCCATGTTGAGAGAGATCATAAGACGACAGTTACCATGTCAGTTTCATTGCCCCAATGGTCTTCATTTACGGGAGGTAACGGAGGAGCTCAGCTCTCTGATGTTTCGCGCCGGGTTCAGGACTATCCGTTTCGGATTTGAAACGGCAAACGCAAAAAGACAGGCCGAAACAGGGGGTAAGGTTAGCAATGAAGAACTCCGAAAAGCCGTTAACCATCTTGAAAAGGCGGGCTATCAAACAAGAGAAATCGGGATCTATCTTCTCTGCGGGTTGCCGGGCCAGACGGCCTCCGAGGTCCGTAATAGTATCCATTATGTGCTGTCATGTGGAGCGAGGCCGATTATTGCGGAGTATTCCCCTATTCCGGGAACCGCACTGTGGGATGCCTCAGTGCAGGCATCATCTTATGATATTACCGGAGAACCACTCTATCACAACAATTCCCTCCTCCCCTGTCAGGGGGAACAACTGACTCTTGAGATGTATAGAGAATTGAAGCTGCTGACAAGAACTTCCTGA